Part of the Vigna radiata var. radiata cultivar VC1973A chromosome 11, Vradiata_ver6, whole genome shotgun sequence genome is shown below.
GTGTATATAAGATAATTGACCTTGATCAACTACTCTCAAAACGATACTTTACTTATTaattagtctttcaactttgataaaatataaatctaagtTTAAAAGATTTGGaatcttatattttcaaaagttagagaattaaattcatgaagctaaaattatacaataaaaaaaagtttaaaaaaaacagtacaaacaaaaaaaacacacattttCTAAAAATGTTCCATTAAAACTGCACACAAAAATAGTAATCCGATATATATGCTCCTTTAGTACCAAACTCCACCTATTAGATCCTTAAAGAGGTTGGTTTAAGAAAAGAGTGGGAGGCATAGCACCAACAAAATTAGGTTATGTTGCACTATTAGTTTGTTTATGGATAGCCAATAACATTAAACAATTTGCATGAATGCGCTTCGTACATCAGCTTTACAcattaatcatataattttttgtcattCGGTTGTCTATTATGCTTTATTATTAACCTATCTttgttatgtatatatattcGATTCGCATTATATCATCAATTAAACATTATGCTATTTGCTGACAAACGTACACAATAATGAGAATTACCTTTTCTAATTTCGCAACGttgttatttaaaatgtaaCGGGGTTAATGCGAGATAATGTTGTTTAACACTTTGCAAATATAGAGGATAGGGAAGTGAATATCTCACATGAGCCTGGTGTGAGATTGAATTTAAGAGTGTGGTAATCAGCTGTCTGAGTTAGATGGAAACTTAAGTGAGAAGGAGAATGGTAAATCAACACAAAAGACAATTCAATAATACTCATAGATTAATTTCATCTTAATTAtgtaattacaaattttaagatatttataatattaaaatgttgtaattaACTTTCTTACTTAAAAGATAGACAATTTTgtccaaaagaaattcaaatccCTTTCAAACtcatataatatcatatttatactTAGCAAAACCACAAATACgaacaaataatcaaaactatttatcaatatatactcatataaatgactaaaaaataaatataagagaaaaaagacTCACAtgtaataaatcataaaaaagaatagGCTTAAACCCTCtcttggtcctaatatttgtgtaaaaatctcagttcggtccttaagttttgaactgtctcaattgggtcataatttttgtaaaaatgcacaaaTTTTACCCCAActgttaactgatctcaaacggcgttaagtttagctgacgtgttgacttaatcccttcttggtcctcgtatttgtgtgaaaatctcagttcggtcctcaagttttgaactgtcttaattgtgtcataatttttgtaaaaatgcacacattttaccccaatcgctgACTGATCTCACCGTGCAAcaattatcttctgctatcagtggaataaatagcttaaaggctggtgatgaacctataggttaccaagttggttcatttgcagaaaagacTGTGAGACTGATTGTactggttacgcgagtttttcagtgactttattttttgagccgacgagataatctgtgtaaaatccctgattctcagagagatgaataaaatccctaattcaaataaactaaataataggcattgtgtcacgtgaaacactgcttattttaaaaaataattcatataattaaataatacatgcCAGCATGTCCTCTGgttaccacgtcagctaaacttaacgccgtttgagatcagttaacgattggggtaaaatgtgtgcatttttacaaaaattatgacccaattgaNACANttcaaaacttgaggaccgaactgagattttcacacaaatacgaggaccaagaagggattaagccaacacgtaagcataccacgtcagttaaacttaacgccgtttgagatcagttaacggttggggtaaaatatgtgcatttttacaaaaattatgactcaattgagacagttcaaaacttgaggactgaactgagattttcacacaaatattaggaccaagggagggtttaagccaaaaaaataaaaaaaaaaagttacaactCAACTTATACCAACAATAAAGCTTATTAGTTCAAATCGAAGagttcaaataaattaatgatctactttaaggtttttttttttttttttttttatatttaagtaacAAAGAGGATATTATTTCGTCACAATATCTACTTTTGATTGGTTACATGCtaagaattaatattatatgtaatttgTGATTGAATGCAAAGTATAGATAACATTTTATAcacctttcttttataaattcgTACAAATTCTATATTGAAAATTATTGTTATCGTAGGCCAAAATACGCCTAGAATTAGTTTCCACGATAAagattttttgcttttttttttttttttttaagtttggaATGCATTTTTTCATCTACTTATGAAAATCGAGATGTATACTAATAGAATTTTCTTACTGTTTGAATTCACGAGATATTTGTAAAAACATTCTAATACTCAAATTAGATATAAatgtaaaacaataatatatactaaaatgaatatattaaaattacttaattgtctaatgaataatattatttataacatcttcattaatttttatttaaattaatacattttttatatagtttaagatttttctaatgcattttattctttaatcttttaatcaatCATCCTAAACTTCAATATAATCAAAGTGTATGTTATTACTATGATTAATAtgtttattcttataaaatgttatttgagCTGACCATATTATTTCGATCCTAAATAGGagtgttataaataaaatttttaaatatcaattataataatggATATAgaagttgataaaataaaagatactaCATGGAGAGTTCTTCTCTCTGCACCTCACAGATTTTAGCCTGCACCTCCCATAGGACTCTTTTACCCTTCatttaatgaacttttacaCCGGTGATCATGAGTAAATGATGTTGGTTTGATTCCCACAACCTGTAAACTCTGCACCCCCTTCTTCAACACTTAATTGTTCTTGTGTTGTGTTATTGTGTGTGAGCTTGGTGCGAGAgcttttgtggttgtggtgcAGTAGTGGCCAGACGTTTTGGTGTTGGTCTCGACTTGTTGGCAGTGGTCCTGAACGTTGGTGGTGGGTGTTGTAGTTTGTGGGAAGAGAAAGGTGGTGAAGCCGACATTCGAGATAAGTACTGAGCTCGTAGAACAACCTTAATCAGTGTTTGAAATACAGTTAAGGGCTCGCTGACATTCGAATGTCGGTTAAAGACCACTGAACTTCGACTTAGGATAGAACCTTAACCGGTATACAAATGCCGACAAACCTTAACTGCATTTCGAACGTTAGTTAAGGATCTATCACATTTCGAATGCCGATTTAGGCTCTGCCATTACTCGAAATGCAGTgatccttttttcttttttacattttacttttatatattttgtttaatttgattatttaattattctgagtttatttttaatttataatatttatattatttagttatttttggtatttatttaataattgatatattatatggtaatatttataatgtaacatttattatttggtaatatattgatgtttttttatttgttgtttagttttgaatattttttattttattttttatgtgttaattaattttgttttgattagtttatttttatacgTGTTTAGttgtattgaatttttaataagtttttgttttttatttagtatttagtttgtaatattttttgtaattttttttattagttaatgttttttctaaataaatacaaGTATAATAAAGCcttacaaattaaaaagaaaactaacaaacaaataaaaatgttaaaaataacaaaaaataattacgtaaaaaataatatttaaataaatataaaatataaaaaacaataaaaatttaaaataaaataagaaataaataaaaagaacataaaaatattaaatataaagataacaattttattctgacataacaaaataaatataaaatattaaccaaatacttaaaacatataacttttaaataaatttagtatataaataaatatcaattatcaaataatataaaaaagaatcaaaatttaaacatataaataaaaattaaaaattaaaaacaaatcaaatcaaaataaaattaaacataataaagacaaaaaatcagaaaaatgtaaaaaaaacaaaataaaaaaacatataactgTAATTCGAAATGCGTGATAACTTCAATCAGAGTTCGAACTCCGGTTGAGACCTCTCAGCATTTCAAATTGTGTAAATCCTCAACCAGTATTCGGATATCTGTGAGTTCTTAATTGTAGTTCGAGTGCGGTTAAAACCTCCGAGAATTGTCCTTACAAATCCAAACACAATACCTCATACATATTATCTACCACTATCTACTAATCAGTTTCATCTAATTTTATGCATTCAACCATCCGTCATACAATCTTCAAAATATGCAACAAGGTTGAGGATAAAAGCACTAACCTGAATTCCAAGCCATGCGAAGACGAAACACAAGAGGAAGAAGCACCACACACCAGGGAAGAGCCTGACCACCACCCACGACGGAGGATCCACGGAGAATGACAACCGCGATGGAGAATCCTTTACCGCAAGGGTGAACTGCGAGAACGGAGGGACAACTACGAGAAAGGAAAGTGCGAGAGTGATATGTGAGAATGAAATGCGCCAAACGAGAATAAAGGCAAAATGAGAGATAGAAGAGACGTAAATGGTGTAGGGTTTCGTTGAGAATTTATGTATTAAAGAGGAAACACAATCTCAAACCAGTCAAAGATTCTTTCTGCACATTCTGACAGGAACAAAGatgaaaaattgataaaaggAGTGTTTCTCTACCTCACCTATCTCATCCTACACCTCCCATTTTACAATTTTGTCCTTCATTGGTTAAGTTTAATGATGACTTAATAATGTTCCAATAACCACCAATCCTAAACTCCTGTTTCTATAAATCCTACATTAACCCCTTTaccatttcttcaattttttttactgttaaaTTTCCATTGGTCTTGGTGGTATATTTCACAGTGTCGTTCAtgtcctttctctttcttcgttttttttctcaattttgacTTTGGTTTTCTTCAGAGAATCTAGTAGATACCCATCCCACTTCTTCATGTAGCAGTTCATACATATTCTTCTCAAGAAGCCTGCATGTGAAAGACCATGTGCCACCACCATCTACATCAGCAAAACAAGCTCTTGGTCTACCCATGAAGAGCTCAAGTTCGTGATTATAATTCCAAGTCTTGCATCGACTCTCATATATAGCAACCTTACAAGTATCATCTGAATCTTCTCCGAGTAAAACTTGCTAAGACACCGCTTCAGCAATTGCAGCGCCCTCTTCATCATGTCTCTGTTgctcctctttcttcttctacttcatTTTCTCCAATTCAGAAATGATGGTAGCAGAAGTAGCTAGAGCCTTTTGCAAGtgcctctttttctttttagcttGTTTAAGACGATCCAACTCATCTTTCACTGCCTTACGACAATATTCTTGAGTCAAGTACAACCTATATATTTGCTGGTAAGAAAAAGCATAGACTGTATTTGTTAGAGACATGttgaagattaaaaattaatgaaggGTGAAGAGTAATGTGGAAAGACATACTAAACAACGGTAAGAATGAAAGCACACTTAATTGCAGCTGGAATTGCAGTGAGAATGAACTGTAATTCGCGGCTACCGCATCTCCAAATGCGTCGAGCTATGAACCGCACTTCCAAGTGAGGCTACCGTTGTCTGCGTTTCCAATTTTGGCGAGCTCTTAACCACACTTCTAAGTGTGGCAAGCTATGTAACCGTACTTCCGCTACCAACATGTTCTCAACACTTCCAACTGCAATTACGACCTTCAATCTAGCCCAGAAATGCATCCCAACACATACAAACATCATATACAAATACCACATACAAACTTAAGGAAATCATAAGAAATTTGGACATCGAACaaatgaaagagaagaagagactACTAGAAGCAAATGAGGGAGGAGGAGAGGAGAAGCACTCAAGAGGAGAAAaggggtgtagggtttaggAATATGAGATGCTAACAGTGAGGAAAAAGGGATGGGTGGTGTaagcttttaattatttaacagGTCAATTAAAAGAAGTAACACTCAAAGATTCTGACAAGGAtacagatgaaaaaaaaataaaatgaagaagtgAGATGTAAGAAAGAACACGATAAAATTAGAAGTAAAGTCTGATATCTGTGAGATGCATGGAGAAGAACTCCTGTATGGAAAAGAAACTATAAAAAGGATAGTGATAATTTATAAGAATGattctttaagaaaataaactaggaaaatttataagaattgaAAATACACTACCAAAAAACATAGGACACAAACAAAACTGCAAATACTAggacaataagaaaaaaaatagaatacgAGATGATCAATGATAATTTATAAGAATGATTTTTTAAGGAAaagtacaataaataaaattgaaagtgaaagaaatagGATTATGGAATTGaagcaaacaaaatttaatattgattgCACGAGTAACCAcgataaaaaggaaagaaaaaaaaattctaagaaGGGAGTGGGGAGAAGTGGTTGGAAGAACCACAGGAAAAGGAAAAGCGTTTGAACATAGGATACaatattagaatttttaacCATAGGGtaattttctttccaaattaTTAGAATGAAcggaaatttaaaatttataaaaatagataagttgtgttttttttactcTCTGCAAGGAAAGTTGTTAGATAAATTCAGCTTTATAAATTAGGTTTTATAGTAACTTCCATTAGATTGATATTAAGATACCTAAGACATAGGCAAAGAAGAAGAACGAAGGGTACGACTGTCATTTCATTATACTTGTGGTGTAGAAAACATGGGGTGCGTGACGCAATTGCCTCAATTCAGTTCGAGTTTGAATTCAAAAAATGCGCTATCTAGTTTTTGTTCACTGTAGAAGCGACACCTTCaagtgtttgtgaaaatgccaGACAAAAACTCTTATGTAGACAGTCAATTCCTCACCCCACGAAGGTCACCCAGGTTCCTCCCACAACTAAACCACACCACTGCCAACCACAAATATGCCACCGTTTCCGTAAAGAAACCCAATGATTCTACACTGCGGTGGAAAATATCTCGGAGGCTTAATAATGGGGACGTTGAGTTTTCATCTCTTCGACGATCTCCCAGGTTCAACAACGAGCCAAGCGATAAGAAAGTGAAAGGCACGAGGGTGAAGGGCAGTGAAGCTGAAACGAATGAAAAGTGTGTCGTTTTGGATGAGGGGTTTGGtggaggaagaaagagagagagaaaggagaagagGGATGAAATTAAAACGCACGATAGTCATGGCGTTTCGGATGAAGGGTGTCGTCAACGAAGGAAGAAGGAGAGAAACAGGGGCAGTAGGGATGGAGTTAACACCCAAGGAAATCGTGTCATTTCGGATGAAGGGACTGGTGGGGGAAAAAAGAAGGGGGTAAAAGGGAAGAGGGTTGGAGTTGAAACGGTCAGAAATGGTGTCGTTTCGGATGAGAGTGCTGGTGGGGGAAGAAAGAAGGCTGGAAATAGAGAGATCGTTGGAGTTAAAACAGAAGAAAATCGTGTTGTTTGTNANGAGGGTTTTGGNGNAGAAANAANGAAGNGGNGAAATGGAGANAAGAGAAAGCNCAATNNNGATGAAACAAGGAAAGGATGGACGAAGGAACAAGACTTGGCTCTTCAAAGAGCATATTTTACTGCAAAGCCTAGCCCCCATTTCTGGAAGAACGTTTCCAAACTGGTATGCATCTCTCTCTGTGTATATAGTAGAAAATATTGACTTGGTTTGACATCAACTTGAAACAAAGTTTGTGATTCCTGTTGCAATTTAACTGAAGTTGAATGTTTGGGATTGACTTATGTAACCCTTGGAAGCTTACTGTTATGTGGTTGGTTTACGGTTTAAAGAGTTTTGGTATGATTGTTGATAATTGGAAAATGGATTCAGAAAATGAAGCAATTTGCTATACTTTGAAAACTTAGTTGATGATTGTCTTGTTTTGCCTTGTTTTGTTGTCTGCTGAAATGTTACAAAACAAATATGGTTATAGGTTTCTTAGGAGCAGAAACCTGGAATACAATTCTGGTTTAACTCCAGAAAATGCAACACAACAAAGAACATTGTTTCTTTATTTCAGAAAACACAACAATTGTACAACATTTTCAAGGAAGCCTGTCTTCCTCCCTCACAGGATATGCAGATCCTGTCTCAACTACAAACAATACCAAAACTCCCCCTGACAGAACTTATTCCCCTTGTATAGTTAAATCCTAGCTATCTCCTAAAACAACCTCCTAACGTAACTGCCTAACCACTCCCCCTCCATTCTATTTTATGTTCAGTTTTTTCCCCCCTTTTTCCTGATATAAACCCTTAAGACCCTATCATACGGTGCTTCAAGTGTGTGCTAAGAACTTGCATGCTATTTTCAGCTAAGAATTACACTGAATAACTTATAATGTATTCTTTCAGGCAAAACAATAATTCTGAAAGGTGACAGATGTTTGTGTTTGAATGCAATGATGTAGAATGGAGTGATACTAGGTTTCATCTTGTTGTATCCCTATTATGGTACGATAACTCAAGTAATAGGAATTCCAATGAATTCCAAGAACACAGAAGGTACAGGAAACTCTGAACAAGAAAGAGTTTGGAGGATCTTTATTGATAGAGAataagataaagaagaaaagttttacAATTGCATCAGTAATCCCCCCTTTCAGCCCCAACAAATATTATTAGGATACTAACTCAACTAACTAGTCAACGAACTCGACCAACTCTGCTAAAAACCATTGGAAAGACTCTGATCCAGAATGTATTTGAGACTCCTGTGATTAGTTTTCTCACAAAGCGTCTATGAGTAGGTAGTGTCTCCATTTTTGGACTGCAAAAAAACCCCCAATCAGTTCCTTTTCATAAGTGGAAAGAGTTTGGTGGAGTAAAAATTCTACTAATGAAAGCCAATGGTATTCTTTCTTTGACACTGAACCAATTTCATATCAGGAAGCATCCACTTATACTATGGAAGTTTTATTGAAATAGGGTAGAGCTAGAACAGGGGCTGATATCAATCCCCTTTCAACTGTTGGAGTGACTCCATAGCCTTCCAAGTGCAactaaaattttctttcctgAGCATATCAGTTAATGGCCTTGCTATTCTGTCATATCCTTTAACAAACCTCCTATTATAGTTTCTAAGACCTAAAAAACCTTTAGTTGTTTAACATTTTGAGGCAAAGGCCAATCTTTGACAGCCTGAATCTTTTCAGGATCAGTAGAGattctgattttctttttacagGAAATTACCAATATAATCCACTTTATTCATTTCAAAGTAGCATTTAGTTCTTGGCAAACAGATTATTGCCCCTCATGACTGACAACACCTTGCTCAAATGTTATATATGTTTAGATTCACTGGTGCTATAAATAAGTATATCATCAAAGAAAACTTACAAAAAATTTTCCGAGAAATTTCCTGAAAACAGCATTCATCAAACTTTGAAAAGTTACACGAACATTTAGAAGTCCAAACGATGTGACCAAGTATTCATAATGGCCACTGTGTCTTGAATGCAGTTTTGTGTATATCTGCCGGATCCATCCTCACTTGATGGAAATCTGCCCTCAGGTCAATTTTGGACAAAATCACGGAACCATTCAATTCATTCATCAAGTCTTCTACCAAAAGAAATGGAAACCTGGCTTTAACTCTACACTTGTTAAGCTACGTATAATCAACACAATCTCCAGGAGCCatccttttttttcaattaacacATAAGGACTAGCATAATAATTGCAGCTGTTCTGTATAAAACAGGAATCCAACATCTCCCGAACAACTTTATCAATAATGTACTTTTGATTCCCTGCATATTTGTTAGGTCTTTTATTTAATGTGTCAGCCCCTTGCAACGGTAAAGGCTTTCATCACTCTTGTGGGCTGAAACATCCTAACCATCATCTGAATATCATGTTTAAGCCCTCCTAGGAAACAACTATTCTTCAGAACggtccaattaattaattatggcACCAAATTCTTCATGATAGGACGTAACAGTGGAATGTTGCCTCAAATCCTCCATCAGTTCTACCATTGGATCTTCCCCAATTTTACCAAATCTATCCATTAAGAATTCGCATATGCAATCTAAGATGGCCAATGATTATGATAAATAGATTTAACAAAAGCCTGATGCCGCTGCAAAGTTTTACAACTTCAAAATGCACAACTGCCAGACGTACCTTAAATTCTTCAGGAGTAAAATCAATGGCAAAGTACATTTCGCATTGGCAAATCCATTG
Proteins encoded:
- the LOC106776753 gene encoding uncharacterized protein LOC106776753, with the translated sequence MPDKNSYVDSQFLTPRRSPRFLPQLNHTTANHKYATVSVKKPNDSTLRWKISRRLNNGDVEFSSLRRSPRFNNEPSDKKVKGTRVKGSEAETNEKCVVLDEGFGGGRKRERKEKRDEIKTHDSHGVSDEGCRQRRKKERNRGSRDGVNTQGNRVISDEGTGGGKKKGVKGKRVGVETVRNGVVSDESAGGGRKKAGNREIVGVKTEENRVVCXEGFGXEXXKXXNGXKRKXNXDETRKGWTKEQDLALQRAYFTAKPSPHFWKNVSKLVPGKSQQECFDRIHIDHVTPVQLQPRSRAKTLKSSPXXEXSLSASKLLNPIEIKVRRSNVLKPKNIITQKSVEKQLQRRLAGDLDRAGDIFSVLEPNIDLSTNALQPSESLSTPKKLKENKGFLQSCTETSSSSGNKVLSRFSGSHNTDLVSPPVLKKVKNRVLHEKYVNQLRCRESRRRAASKKIIGEGRSIKRKDAVRAAKVALVSEARDAINKFRQSQVNVMDNECSSDEVNDDDIQYEDESQ